A genomic region of Miscanthus floridulus cultivar M001 chromosome 3, ASM1932011v1, whole genome shotgun sequence contains the following coding sequences:
- the LOC136541484 gene encoding uncharacterized protein, giving the protein MAAKVASPLAFRRDVRGPLGRPPPGGCRSVTGTGLPGVLYWSSGAGGNSRLLVARARGRNRFGGGAGGRGATKDEAAEEDEEEVADVVIVDAGDEEEFVSDELSGYRGLVLDLSYRPVNVVCWKRAICLEFIGKADVLEYYDQTVSSPSGSFYIPAVLRVPQLLQVVKRRRVKQSLSRKNILYRDDFTCQYCSSGDNLTIDHVIPISRGGKWEWENLVTACARCNSRKGQKTLEQANMKLRKIPRAPKEYDIMAVPLTKSAFRTLKRNHGLPEVWLQYLSRPSP; this is encoded by the exons ATGGCGGCCAAGGTGGCTTCGCCGCTCGCGTTCCGCCGCGACGTGCGTGGCCCGCTCGGCCGGCCTCCTCCGGGCGGCTGCCGGAGCGTGACCGGGACCGGGCTGCCGGGGGTGCTGTACTGGAGCAGCGGCGCCGGCGGCAACAGCAGACTGCTCGtggcgcgggcgcgcgggcggaACAGGttcggcggcggcgcaggcgggCGGGGCGCGACCAAGGatgaggcggcggaggaggacgaggaggaggtcgccgacGTGGTGATCGTCGACGCCGGGGACGAGGAGGAGTTCGTCTCCGACGAGCTGTCCGGTTACAGAGGCCTGGTTCTTGATCTCTCCTACAG GCCTGTCAATGTCGTGTGCTGGAAGCGTGCCATCTGCCTGGAATTCATTGGGAAG GCCGATGTGTTGGAGTACTATGATCAGACGGTCTCTTCGCCTAGCGGATCCTTCTACATTCCTGCAGTTTTAAGG GTTCCACAGTTGCTGCAGGTAGTAAAGAGAAGAAGAGTCAAGCAGAGCCTTAGCCGTAAAAACATTCTTTACAGGGATGATTTCACCTGTCA ATACTGTTCTTCTGGGGACAACTTGACAATTGACCATGTTATTCCGATTTCACGTGGTGGTAAATGGGAATGGGAGAATTTG GTGACTGCCTGTGCAAGATGTAACTCCAGGAAGGGTCAGAAGACACTGGAGCAGGCAAACATGAAGCTGCGCAAGATCCCCAGG GCGCCCAAGGAGTACGACATTATGGCTGTGCCCTTGACAAAATCTGCATTCAGAACGCTCAAGAGGAACCATGGGCTTCCTGAAGTGTGGCTGCAGTACCTTTCCAGACCATCTCCTTAA
- the LOC136541483 gene encoding YTH domain-containing protein ECT1-like, with translation MAAVGSLQPGMETLHVQGDYKDAPPPAKAAVVAAVESLQPAMESLHVQDYKDAAAPAKGVAAAAAVGSLQPGVENLQAQDYKDASMYYGAYPAYAYGAYGGWGEYSTYVSHDGAQSPTAGAYADMYYGYAPYGVSTLGHDGQIYGSQNYDYQYPSTYTKQQNSTTKLSSNGKSEKLAPAPQADVSTVSVDEVKGLTLKADRNTPGSNGSYSRSGAHSGSYQNQTSWSHYPYYSSEMFSDKQQKFTSNRNSTASNAKTKGQSRNPNTRQYPHLMGLQTPTSPSVYSANGIYGYDGSYGAGLWYGSHMYSSGLYGGWNSLYDGKYRTRGRGNNGYYVYGNGSLDGFNELKRGPRSGMYKNQLGLGATTEVPAKEQDTLSANGSHPAMKDQYNQADFAETYSDAKFFIIKSYSEDDVHKSVKYNVWASTPNGNKKLDAAYQEAKEKSSETPVFLLFSVNASGQFVGLAEMVGRVDFDKIVEHWQQDKWTGCFPVKWHIVKDVPNSLLKHIILENNENKPVTNSRDTHEVKLEQGLQVLKIFKDHVCKTSILDDFGFYDNREKLMQERKAKQQQSLKKVIDVKLPNATDTEKSLKGETGSTELTEVEADVLNKELSLDKAGEKNGEKGNDVAPQNLKSPTEKLAGPNGC, from the exons ATGGCGGCTGTAGGGAGCTTGCAGCCAGGGATGGAGACTCTACATGTGCAGGGTGATTACAAGGACGCGCCTCCTCCGGCCAAGGCCGCCGTGGTGGCCGCGGTAGAGAGCCTCCAGCCGGCGATGGAGAGTCTACATGTGCAGGATTACAAGGACGCAGCGGCTCCTGCTAAGggcgtggccgccgccgccgctgtaggGAGCTTGCAGCCCGGGGTGGAGAACCTGCAAGCGCAGGATTACAAGGACGCTAGCATGTATTATGGTGCCTACCCGGCTTATGCCTATGGAG CTTATGGTGGATGGGGGGAGTACTCCACATACGTGAGCCATGATGGAGCACAGTCACCAACTGCT GGTGCCTATGCTGACATGTACTATGGCTACGCTCCATATGGTGTTTCAACCTTGGGGCATGATGGTCAGATTTATGGGTCTCAGAATTACGATTACCAGTACCCGTCGACGTACACCAAGCAACAGAATTCCACTACCAAGCTGTCGTCCAATGGTAAAAGCGAGAAATTGGCTCCGGCGCCGCAAGCAGATGTCTCCACTGTTAGTGTTGATGAGGTGAAAGGTCTGACCCTGAAGGCAGACCGGAATACACCAGGTTCCAATGGTTCATATAGCCGATCTGGTGCGCACTCCGGTAGCTATCAGAACCAGACTAGTTGGTCACACTATCCATATTACAGCAGTGAGATGTTCTCCGACAAGCAGCAAAAGTTCACCAGCAATCGCAATTCGACTGCTTCCAATGCTAAAACCAAGGGGCAGTCGAGGAATCCAAACACAAGGCAGTATCCTCATCTCATG GGTCTGCAAACACCAACTTCCCCATCAGTTTACTCAGCTAATGGAATATATGGGTATGATGGGAGCTATGGAGCTGGCCTGTGGTATGGATCACACATGTATAGTTCTGGGTTATATGGTGGGTGGAATTCACTGTATGATGGAAAGTACAGAACCAGAGGAAGAGGTAATAATGGGTATTATGTTTATGGCAATGGAAGCCTAGATGGTTTCAATGAGCTGAAAAGAGGACCAAGAAGTGGTATGTACAAAAACCAGCTGGGGCTTGGAGCTACTACTGAAGTACCAGCAAAAGAGCAGGACACTTTGTCTGCTAATGGTTCACATCCTGCCATGAAGGATCAGTATAATCAGGCTGACTTTGCGGAAACATACTCAGACGCTAAATTCTTCATTATTAAATCATACAgtgaagatgatgttcacaagAGTGTTAAGTACAATGTGTGGGCTAGCACTCCCAATGGCAATAAGAAACTTGATGCTGCCTACCAAGAGGCTAAAGAGAAATCAAGCGAAACTCCTGTTTTCCTTCTATTCTCT GTGAATGCAAGTGGCCAGTTTGTTGGCCTTGCTGAGATGGTTGGTCGTGTTGATTTTGACAAAATAGTAGAGCATTGGCAACAGGACAAGTGGACTGGTTGTTTCCCTGTCAAGTGGCACATTGTGAAGGATGTTCCAAACAGCTTGCTGAAGCACATCATTCTCGAGAACAATGAAAACAAGCCAGTCACAAACAGCAGAGATACACATGAG gtgaagcttgagcaaggccTTCAAGTGCTCAAGATTTTCAAGGATCATGTCTGCAAGACATCCATACTGGATGACTTTGGCTTTTACGATAATCGTGAGAAGTTGATGCAAGAGAGGAAAGCAAAGCAGCAGCAGTCACTGAAAAAG GTCATCGATGTGAAGCTGCCTAACGCCACTGACACGGAGAAAAGTCTCAAAGGAGAGACTGGATCAACGGAACTCACTGAGGTTGAGGCTGATGTCTTGAACAAAGAGCTTTCATTAGACAAAGCAGGAGAGAAAAATGGTGAGAAAGGAAATGATGTCGCCCCACAGAACCTGAAATCACCAACTGAGAAGTTGGCAGGTCCAAATGGCTGTTAA
- the LOC136545265 gene encoding putative nucleolar protein 5-3, with amino-acid sequence MLVLFETPAGFALFKVPDEGKLDKVEDLWKEFTTSDSARKKIDCLHNSAVMELMRGLRNQLTELITGLGAQDLGPGIVPQLV; translated from the exons ATGTTGGTGCTCTTCGAAACCCCCGCTGGGTTCGCCCTGTTCAAGGTGCCTGACGAGGGGAAGCTCGACAAGGTCGAG GATCTATGGAAGGAGTTCACGACGTCGGACTCAGCAAGAAAG AAAATTGACTGCCTTCACAATAGTGCTGTGATGGAGCTGATGAGAGGGCTGAGAAATCAGCTCACCGAGCTTATAACTGGGTTGGGTGCACAAGACCTTGGTCCTGGGATTGTCCCACAGCTTGTCTAG